ATAAAATTTATATAAAGGGAGCACAAGCAGGACAGATAGGATCGGTTATTGGAATAGTACTAAGCACTGTAATAGCTAATTTCTCTGTAAGACTACCTATTATAGTTAGTGGAGTTTTATTTATAATTCTTGCATTATTTTTATGGTTATATATGCCAGAAAATAATTTTAAATCATCTGCTCCAGAGGATTTAAATACATTCAAAAAGATGGGATATACCTTTAAATCTGGTATTAAATTTATAAAAAGCAAACCTATAATTATAATTTTGCTTTCAGTAACTTTATTTTATGGATTATCCAGTGAAGGTTATGATAGACTTTCTAATGTGCATTTTTTACAAGATACTATGCTTCCTAAACTTGGAAACCTTAAATCAGTGACTTGGTTCGGAATTTTTGGAATTTCAGGAATGATATTGAGTGCTATAGTAATGCATTTTATGGCAAAAAAGCTTAAGGATGATGATAAGAATCAAAATGGAAAGCTGTTATTATGTATAAATATATTTTATATATCATTTATGTTCATATTTGCTATTACAAAAAGCTTTAACTTAATGCTAATAGCTTATTTAGCGACAAGTACCTTTAGAACTATAAATGAACCTATATTTAGTGCATGGCTTAATGGACATATAGATGACAAGGCCAGAGCTACTGTACTTTCTATAAATGGACAAATAAATTCCTTAGGTCAAATTTTAGGTGGACCAATTATAGGAATCATAGCTACAAATATTTCAGTAAGTATGGGTATAGCATGTACTTCGTTATTAGTAACACCGGTATTAGTGTTATATATTGTTGCTATGATAATGGATAAAAAGGTGGTTGATAGAGTTGGAGGTATTGATTATGAAGAAAATAATTAATATAGGAATCGTAGCACACGTGGATGCAGGAAAAACAACTATAACAGAAAACTTATTATATTATAGTGGAGCTATAAAATCAGTTGGAAGAGTTGATCTAGGCAATACACAGACGGATTCTATGGAGCTTGAACGTAAGAGAGGAATTACCATTAAATCGTCAACCATATCTTTTAATTGGAATAATGTTAAGGTTAATATTGTTGATACTCCAGGACATGTGGATTTTATTTCGGAAGTTGAACGTTCATTAAGTGTTTTAGATGGAGCGATACTAGTTATATCAGGAGTAGAGGGTATTCAGTCACAAACAAGAATATTATTTGAGACATTAAAGGAGTTAAACATTCCAACAATAATTTTTGTAAATAAGCTAGATAGAATTGGGGCAAATTTCAATAAAGTATTTGAAGATATAAAGAAGAATATGTCCAATAAAGTAGTTAGATTACAAGAAGTATATGATGTAGGAAGCAAAGCTGTTTATATAAAAAAACTATTTGATACATGCATGATAAATGATGATGCTATTGATGTTTTATCAGACTTAGACGAAGCATTTTTAGAAAGATATATTGGTGGAATAGAACCTGATAAAGAAGAAATACAAGAAAAGCTTTCATTATATGCAAGTGAAGGAAGTCTATATCCAGTATTTTGTGGTGCGGCAGCAATTGGACTTGGAGTTGAAGACTTATTAGATGGAATTTGTAGTTATTTTCCATTTGCAGGTGATGATTGTGAAAGTGATTTATCTGGAGTAGTATTTAAAATCGAAAGAACAAGTAAAAATGAAAAGAAGGTTTATGTAAGATTATTTGGAGGAAAAATATCTGTAAGAGATAAAATTCAAGTACCTAATAAGGAGATAGCAGAAAAAGTAAAGAAAATTAATAGGTTAGAAAATGGGGGAGTTGTTGAAGCACAGAGGATAGAAGCAGGGGATATAGGTATTTTATATGGACTTACAAGTTTCCAAGTGGGAGATGTTATTGGAATTTCAAATAATAAAATTAAAAATATATCTATAGCTAAACCAGCATTAAAAACAACAATTTCTGCAATTGATAAAGAAAAAAATCCAGAGCTATTTAAAGCATTAATATTACTTGCAGAGGAAGATCCACTACTAGAATTAGAGATGAATGACATGGATAAAGAAATTTATGTCAACTTATTCGGTGAAGTTCAAATGGAAATACTAAGTTCTATCTTAGATGATTTATATGGAATAAAAGTAGAGTTTTCGAATATTGAGACTATCTATAAGGAAACACCTAAAGGTTTTGGATCATCAATAATGCATATGCAGGAAGACTTAAATCCATTTTGGGCGACAGTAGGCTTAGAAATAGAACCAGCAGGGAGAGGCGAAGGTCTTAGGTATATTTCTAATGTTTCAGTAGGGTCATTGCCAAAATCTTTTCAAAATGCAATTGAAGAAGCAGTTATTAAGACAAGCAAACAAGGATTATTTGGATGGGAGGTTACAGATGTAAAAGTCACTCTTAGCTGTGGTGAATTTTTTAGTCCAGCCAGCACTCCAGCAGATTTTAGAAATGTGACACCTATGGTATTAATGGAAGCATTATATAAAGCACAAACTGTTTTATTAGAGCCATTACATGAGTTTGATTTAAGGATTCCTCAAAATGCTTTAAGTAAAGCGGTATGGGATTTAGAAACTATGAGGGCAACCTTTGATAATCCTATTGTTATAGGGGATGAATTCTCAATAAAGGGATTAATTCCAGTAGAAAATTCAAAAGAATATAAAATGAAAATAGCTTCATATACAGAAGGTAGGGGAATGTTTGTGACAAAATTTTATGGGTATAAGGAAGTTTCCGCTGGATTTGCAAAAGCACGCCAAAAAACAACTTATGATCCATTGAATAAAAAAGAGTATTTGCTTCATAAATTAAACGCAATTAGAGATTAAATTTAAATAGATAAGTTAAATTTTTATAGGCCAACCTGCGTTTTTTCTGCAAAATTGCACCAAAATTTGTTCAAATCTAGTAATACCAATTAGTACATAGATGATAAATTAATGCACTAATTGGTATATATGTTGAGAATGAAAGATTATTTGTATAATATTATAGGCCTAACTATCATATTCTCGAAAAAAAGCACCAAACATTATCTAAATCATTGAAATAGCTGTATTTTATGAAATTTCAATAATAATCAAATTTAAGACCTTGTTATCACTAATTAATGACAACAAGCAAGTGATTGTAATAAGTTTACTTGTTTCTATTTTTTTGAAACTTTACTTTTTAAAGTTAATCTTAAATTAATAGTTTTAAATTCTAAAATACGTTAACTTTACTTTTTTAGTAATTTACCAGTCTTTTTAATTATTCTCTTTAATTTTTTAATATTGTTATTTAGCTTGTTAACTTCT
The sequence above is a segment of the Candidatus Cetobacterium colombiensis genome. Coding sequences within it:
- the tetA(P) gene encoding tetracycline efflux MFS transporter TetA(P) → MVNKLSAYKTYLLFSAITAMCFSLVATVMIVYHIETVHLNPLQLILVGTTLEVACFIFEIPTGIVADVYSRKLSIVIGVVLTGVGFILEGSISSFVFILAAQIIWGLGSTFISGSVEAWIAEEEKDKDLDKIYIKGAQAGQIGSVIGIVLSTVIANFSVRLPIIVSGVLFIILALFLWLYMPENNFKSSAPEDLNTFKKMGYTFKSGIKFIKSKPIIIILLSVTLFYGLSSEGYDRLSNVHFLQDTMLPKLGNLKSVTWFGIFGISGMILSAIVMHFMAKKLKDDDKNQNGKLLLCINIFYISFMFIFAITKSFNLMLIAYLATSTFRTINEPIFSAWLNGHIDDKARATVLSINGQINSLGQILGGPIIGIIATNISVSMGIACTSLLVTPVLVLYIVAMIMDKKVVDRVGGIDYEENN
- the tetB(P) gene encoding tetracycline resistance ribosomal protection protein TetB(P), with product MKKIINIGIVAHVDAGKTTITENLLYYSGAIKSVGRVDLGNTQTDSMELERKRGITIKSSTISFNWNNVKVNIVDTPGHVDFISEVERSLSVLDGAILVISGVEGIQSQTRILFETLKELNIPTIIFVNKLDRIGANFNKVFEDIKKNMSNKVVRLQEVYDVGSKAVYIKKLFDTCMINDDAIDVLSDLDEAFLERYIGGIEPDKEEIQEKLSLYASEGSLYPVFCGAAAIGLGVEDLLDGICSYFPFAGDDCESDLSGVVFKIERTSKNEKKVYVRLFGGKISVRDKIQVPNKEIAEKVKKINRLENGGVVEAQRIEAGDIGILYGLTSFQVGDVIGISNNKIKNISIAKPALKTTISAIDKEKNPELFKALILLAEEDPLLELEMNDMDKEIYVNLFGEVQMEILSSILDDLYGIKVEFSNIETIYKETPKGFGSSIMHMQEDLNPFWATVGLEIEPAGRGEGLRYISNVSVGSLPKSFQNAIEEAVIKTSKQGLFGWEVTDVKVTLSCGEFFSPASTPADFRNVTPMVLMEALYKAQTVLLEPLHEFDLRIPQNALSKAVWDLETMRATFDNPIVIGDEFSIKGLIPVENSKEYKMKIASYTEGRGMFVTKFYGYKEVSAGFAKARQKTTYDPLNKKEYLLHKLNAIRD